From Crassaminicella indica, one genomic window encodes:
- a CDS encoding acetaldehyde dehydrogenase (acetylating), producing MENFDQDLRSIQEARNLAKLGKIAANQIADYTEEQINKIVYNMVRVAKENAFSLAKMAVEETGFGKVEDKTYKNYMASVMLYDAIKDMKTIGVIREDVQRQVIDIAEPMGLLMGIVPSTNPTSTAIFKAIIAIKARNGIVFSPHPSALKCTCKAISLMHDAAVEAGAPKNIISSISTPSMQATNELMKHKDIAMIIATGGPGMVKAAYSAGKPALGVGAGNSPAYIERTANVQKAVSNIIASKTFDNGTICASEQSIIVEECNREVVVAELKKQGGYFMTDEETKKVCKLLFKNGHTMNAKFVGRSPQVIAEAAGISIPEGTRVLIGEQQGVGEEYPLSYEKLTTVLAFYTVKDWEEACKLSIELLQNGIGHTMSIHTEDRDMVMKFAKKPAARILVNTGGSQGGTGASTGLIPSFTLGCGTWGGSSVSENVTPMHLINIKRVAYGLKDCNTLASSDISFNYPELNNYATSSCTNSSSLNGLKIDCNDHEKLLSLVNELVRAMKGVK from the coding sequence TTGGAAAACTTTGATCAAGATTTACGTTCAATACAAGAAGCAAGAAATCTTGCTAAACTAGGAAAAATTGCTGCAAATCAAATTGCAGATTATACGGAAGAACAGATTAATAAGATTGTATACAATATGGTTAGAGTAGCAAAAGAAAACGCTTTTTCTTTAGCGAAAATGGCTGTAGAAGAAACTGGATTTGGTAAAGTTGAAGATAAGACATATAAAAATTATATGGCTTCTGTTATGCTCTATGATGCAATTAAAGATATGAAGACAATTGGTGTTATTAGAGAAGATGTACAACGACAAGTAATTGATATTGCTGAGCCTATGGGTTTATTAATGGGGATTGTACCATCAACGAATCCAACATCTACTGCTATTTTTAAAGCAATAATAGCAATTAAAGCACGTAATGGAATTGTGTTTTCACCACATCCTTCTGCATTAAAATGTACATGCAAGGCTATAAGCTTAATGCATGATGCAGCAGTAGAAGCAGGAGCTCCTAAGAACATAATAAGTAGTATTTCTACACCAAGTATGCAAGCTACAAACGAGTTAATGAAACATAAAGATATTGCTATGATTATTGCAACTGGAGGGCCAGGAATGGTAAAGGCAGCCTATAGTGCAGGAAAACCTGCTTTAGGTGTTGGTGCTGGTAACTCACCAGCTTATATTGAGAGAACTGCTAATGTTCAAAAAGCAGTTAGTAATATTATTGCAAGTAAGACTTTTGATAATGGTACAATTTGTGCATCAGAACAATCAATAATCGTAGAAGAGTGTAACCGTGAAGTAGTAGTAGCTGAATTAAAGAAACAGGGCGGATACTTTATGACAGATGAAGAAACTAAAAAAGTTTGTAAGCTGTTATTTAAAAATGGACACACGATGAATGCTAAATTTGTAGGCAGAAGTCCACAGGTTATTGCAGAGGCAGCAGGAATCTCTATTCCAGAAGGAACAAGAGTTCTAATAGGAGAGCAGCAGGGTGTTGGTGAAGAATATCCATTATCCTATGAAAAGCTGACAACAGTTCTTGCTTTTTATACAGTGAAAGATTGGGAAGAGGCATGTAAACTTAGCATAGAATTACTTCAAAATGGTATAGGTCATACTATGAGTATTCATACTGAAGATAGAGATATGGTAATGAAGTTTGCTAAAAAGCCAGCAGCTCGTATTTTAGTTAATACAGGTGGCTCTCAAGGTGGAACTGGTGCAAGCACTGGACTTATACCTTCCTTTACGCTAGGTTGTGGTACATGGGGAGGAAGTTCAGTTTCTGAGAATGTTACACCAATGCATTTGATTAATATTAAGAGAGTTGCATATGGCTTAAAAGATTGTAATACATTAGCTTCTTCTGATATATCTTTTAACTATCCTGAACTGAATAATTATGCTACAAGCTCCTGTACAAATAGTTCTTCTCTAAACGGATTAAAAATAGATTGTAATGATCATGAAAAGCTTCTAAGTCTTGTAAATGAATTAGTAAGGGCTATGAAGGGAGTAAAATAA
- a CDS encoding phosphoenolpyruvate carboxykinase (ATP), with the protein MTSNDIKFSRIRSTIQTAFYRNNVVKINSIKEAYKLAKDSPGTIVTDMSVYKPEELGLDTETKVLLFNDGLVTGRCAAARKIIGEAGIDTEKYAGIVREAVYNTRYKTMYYAQVYIGLDKDFMVKAHLLIPQGHENILYNWMLNFQIITDSYKKMYKASKVFPNEGDIYIFGDPDWQHEEHPLGLTLFDPENNCAALLGMRYFGEFKKGTLTLGWGTANRNGYAACHGGQKKYTLSNGKSFVVGVFGLSGSGKSTLTHEKHNGKYDIAVLHDDAFIISTENGSSVALEPSYFDKTQDYPADSPDNKYLLTAQNCGAMINEEGKCILVTEDIRNGNGRAIKSKLWAPNRVNKFKEPVNAIIWLMKDPTLPPVLKINNPELATVMGATLATKRTTAERLAKGVDMDALVIEPYANPFRTYPLSHDYKKYKELFTKRNVECYIFNTGFFMDKKISKEVTIQSLEKIVEGSAQFKQWGSFSDIEILEIEGFMPNMNDKKYIHELLEGIAYRIAFIESRNVEKEGRDKLPEEAADALKKLMKEIKKCNIVFEVA; encoded by the coding sequence ATGACAAGCAATGATATTAAATTTTCAAGAATTAGAAGTACAATACAAACCGCATTTTATAGAAATAATGTTGTAAAAATAAATTCGATAAAAGAAGCTTATAAGCTCGCTAAAGATTCACCAGGAACTATTGTAACGGATATGTCTGTATATAAACCGGAAGAATTAGGATTAGATACTGAAACAAAAGTATTATTATTTAATGATGGATTGGTAACAGGAAGATGTGCGGCTGCAAGAAAAATAATAGGAGAAGCAGGAATAGATACAGAAAAATATGCAGGAATTGTAAGAGAAGCAGTATACAATACAAGATATAAAACTATGTATTATGCACAGGTTTATATTGGTCTAGATAAAGATTTTATGGTAAAAGCACATCTTTTGATTCCACAAGGGCATGAAAATATATTATATAATTGGATGTTAAATTTCCAGATTATAACGGATTCATATAAAAAAATGTATAAAGCTTCAAAAGTTTTTCCTAATGAAGGAGATATATACATATTTGGTGATCCAGATTGGCAACATGAAGAGCATCCATTAGGATTAACATTGTTTGACCCAGAAAATAATTGTGCAGCTCTATTAGGAATGAGATATTTTGGAGAATTTAAGAAGGGAACATTAACTCTAGGCTGGGGAACTGCAAATAGAAATGGATATGCTGCATGTCATGGTGGACAGAAAAAATATACTTTATCGAATGGAAAAAGTTTTGTTGTTGGAGTTTTTGGATTATCAGGATCAGGGAAATCAACATTAACCCATGAAAAACATAATGGAAAATATGATATTGCTGTATTACATGATGATGCATTTATAATATCTACAGAAAATGGTTCATCTGTAGCTCTAGAGCCATCTTATTTTGATAAGACACAAGATTATCCTGCTGATTCACCAGATAATAAATATTTATTAACAGCACAAAATTGTGGAGCTATGATCAATGAAGAGGGTAAGTGTATTTTAGTTACAGAAGATATACGAAATGGAAATGGACGTGCTATAAAATCGAAGCTGTGGGCACCAAACAGGGTTAATAAATTCAAAGAACCAGTGAATGCAATCATTTGGCTAATGAAGGATCCAACTCTACCACCAGTATTAAAAATAAATAATCCAGAGCTTGCTACAGTAATGGGAGCAACCTTAGCTACTAAGAGAACTACTGCCGAAAGATTAGCAAAGGGAGTAGATATGGATGCTTTAGTAATCGAACCATATGCGAATCCGTTTAGAACGTATCCTTTGAGTCATGATTATAAAAAATATAAAGAATTATTTACGAAAAGAAATGTAGAATGCTATATTTTTAATACGGGATTCTTTATGGACAAGAAAATTTCTAAAGAAGTTACTATTCAATCATTAGAAAAAATAGTTGAAGGAAGTGCTCAATTTAAGCAGTGGGGAAGCTTTTCTGATATAGAAATTCTAGAAATTGAAGGATTTATGCCGAATATGAATGATAAAAAATATATACATGAACTTCTTGAAGGAATAGCATACAGGATAGCATTTATTGAATCAAGAAATGTTGAAAAAGAAGGAAGAGATAAGCTGCCAGAAGAAGCAGCAGATGCTTTGAAAAAATTAATGAAAGAAATCAAAAAATGTAATATTGTCTTTGAGGTTGCTTAA
- a CDS encoding GerAB/ArcD/ProY family transporter: MKFKIGLYQFFIIMIIFPYGSAVLFFLAPETKQDAWIAMIVYSLGGILLQLLYTALYYRYPQDTLVTYLPKIYGRVIGNILGFIYIGYFAYISSRVLRDFLELIKITSLEYTPMLAIGIFFIIIIIYTVYSGIENISKTAQSFFIMIIFMPVFVWLLIVFTGGIFRVSNLKPILQNGIMEVIKKGWKLIAFPYGETIVFTMIYPFVLERNKIRKVAILAIIFEGIILSLNTILLITTLGVGEASTSICPLFQVVQRINIGGIITRLDVIFVVILVVGGFYKISIFMYVSVLGVAQMTSFKNIKFLSFVFGILILYLSQIIAKNYMEHIEIGLDLVVKYVHVPLQIIVPILTLIIVYSRDFLYYEKRG, from the coding sequence ATGAAATTCAAAATAGGGCTTTATCAATTTTTTATAATAATGATCATTTTTCCTTATGGAAGTGCAGTGCTTTTCTTTTTAGCACCTGAAACAAAGCAAGATGCGTGGATTGCTATGATTGTATATTCATTAGGTGGAATCCTTCTTCAACTTTTATATACAGCATTATATTACAGATATCCCCAAGATACTTTAGTTACATATCTTCCTAAAATTTATGGAAGAGTTATAGGAAATATATTAGGATTCATATATATAGGTTATTTTGCTTATATAAGCTCAAGGGTATTGAGAGATTTTTTAGAGCTTATAAAAATTACTAGTTTAGAATATACTCCAATGCTTGCTATAGGAATTTTTTTTATAATCATTATTATTTACACCGTATATAGTGGAATAGAAAACATATCAAAAACTGCTCAGTCTTTTTTTATAATGATTATTTTCATGCCTGTTTTTGTATGGTTGCTTATTGTATTTACTGGAGGCATATTTAGAGTGAGTAATCTTAAACCTATTTTACAAAATGGAATTATGGAAGTAATAAAAAAAGGATGGAAGCTGATAGCTTTTCCTTATGGAGAAACAATTGTATTTACTATGATTTATCCTTTTGTTTTAGAACGCAATAAAATACGAAAGGTAGCTATTTTAGCTATTATTTTTGAAGGGATTATTTTATCATTAAATACTATATTATTGATAACTACATTAGGTGTTGGAGAGGCAAGCACATCTATTTGTCCTCTTTTTCAAGTTGTCCAACGTATAAATATAGGTGGGATTATAACAAGATTAGATGTTATATTTGTAGTTATATTAGTCGTAGGAGGATTTTACAAAATCAGTATTTTTATGTATGTTTCAGTTTTAGGCGTAGCACAAATGACTAGCTTTAAAAATATAAAATTTTTATCATTTGTATTTGGTATACTGATTTTGTATTTATCACAAATTATAGCTAAAAATTACATGGAGCATATTGAAATTGGACTGGATTTAGTAGTCAAGTATGTTCATGTGCCTTTGCAAATCATTGTTCCTATTTTGACTTTGATAATAGTTTACAGCAGAGACTTTTTATATTATGAAAAAAGAGGATGA
- a CDS encoding histidine kinase, which produces MHKTKKILKELITSNLYTRYSNLLSLSDIPLFLIDINGNILFEFIPSPNFCTRVCQENVSQACPDYKCRLNSHTENRFVCKYGLENILLPIVVNDEILGYLAGLQVYLKENEYKKYMINIQSFHEYQFPKLENVAKSISSLKTVEYDKIKIHEQLCKQIAKDISFDLSKTINHTYSDVEKLSIEKEILEKKIIDLEAKNMSLVVNPHFLFNTLNCIARIAYFENSHKTEELIYCLSDLLRYNLKQDHQLHTIGTEIDNIEKYLYIQKARFKNRLEYEIDVPDHIKSYKILNMVIQPILENAVIHGITPKRDGGKICICAKKIKNNIIISVIDNGNGFSEDALQKIQNYENKSGLGFRSTDKRLKQYYGEQYGLKIVKSDYSGSTVTITIPTQHTAR; this is translated from the coding sequence ATGCATAAAACTAAAAAAATACTAAAGGAATTAATAACATCAAATTTATATACACGCTATAGTAATCTTTTATCCTTATCAGATATTCCTCTATTTTTAATTGATATAAATGGTAATATTTTATTTGAATTTATACCTTCTCCAAATTTTTGTACCCGTGTATGTCAGGAAAACGTTAGTCAAGCATGCCCTGACTATAAATGTAGATTAAACTCACATACAGAGAATAGATTTGTATGTAAATATGGACTTGAAAACATCCTTTTGCCTATTGTGGTAAATGACGAAATTTTAGGTTATCTAGCTGGTTTGCAGGTATATTTAAAGGAAAATGAATATAAAAAATATATGATCAACATTCAATCTTTTCATGAATATCAATTTCCTAAATTAGAGAATGTAGCTAAATCTATATCTTCATTAAAAACTGTAGAATACGATAAAATTAAAATACATGAACAATTATGCAAGCAAATCGCTAAAGATATTTCTTTTGACTTATCAAAAACCATTAATCATACATATTCTGATGTGGAAAAATTATCTATCGAAAAAGAAATACTTGAAAAAAAAATTATTGACTTAGAAGCTAAAAATATGTCTTTGGTCGTTAATCCTCATTTTCTGTTTAATACCTTAAACTGTATTGCTCGTATTGCATATTTTGAGAATTCCCACAAAACCGAGGAGCTTATCTATTGCCTATCCGATTTGCTTAGATATAATTTAAAGCAAGACCACCAACTACATACCATAGGAACTGAAATTGATAACATTGAAAAATATTTATATATACAAAAAGCAAGGTTTAAAAATCGTTTAGAATATGAGATTGATGTACCAGATCATATCAAGTCTTATAAAATACTCAACATGGTCATTCAACCTATACTTGAAAATGCTGTTATTCATGGTATTACTCCAAAACGTGACGGTGGAAAGATATGCATATGCGCTAAAAAGATCAAAAACAATATAATCATTTCTGTTATAGATAATGGTAATGGTTTTTCTGAAGATGCTTTACAAAAAATACAAAACTATGAAAACAAATCAGGTTTAGGGTTTAGAAGTACAGATAAACGCTTAAAACAATATTATGGTGAGCAGTACGGATTAAAAATTGTAAAATCTGATTATAGTGGAAGTACTGTTACCATAACAATTCCTACCCAACATACTGCGAGGTGA
- the eutM gene encoding ethanolamine utilization microcompartment protein EutM: protein MKYDALGMIETKGLVGSIEAADAMVKAANVYLVGKEHVGGGLVTVMVRGDVGAVKAATDAGAAAAQRVGELISVHVIPRPHIEVETILPKVEKEGEK, encoded by the coding sequence ATGAAATATGATGCATTAGGAATGATCGAAACAAAGGGATTAGTAGGATCAATTGAAGCTGCAGATGCAATGGTAAAAGCTGCAAATGTTTATTTAGTTGGTAAAGAGCATGTTGGTGGCGGTTTAGTAACAGTAATGGTAAGAGGAGATGTTGGTGCTGTAAAGGCAGCAACAGATGCTGGAGCTGCAGCAGCACAAAGAGTTGGAGAATTAATATCAGTTCATGTTATTCCACGTCCACATATAGAAGTTGAGACAATTTTACCTAAGGTAGAAAAAGAAGGCGAAAAGTAG
- a CDS encoding phosphate propanoyltransferase, producing MDNYEPIIKLLLEAVKGNISSIDKKEDTNEIPVGISNRHVHLSQADMNCLFGEGYQMTKIKDLSQPGQYACKETVTICGPKGAIEKVRILGPVRSKTQVEILAGDSFKLGVVPTVRLSGDLHGTPGITLVGPNGSVQITEGVIVAQRHIHMNCEDAKQLNVHDGQIVSIKVDGPRGGIYNNVVIRANDASALECHIDIEEANAMNINSLSKIKIIK from the coding sequence ATGGATAATTATGAACCAATTATAAAGCTTTTACTAGAGGCAGTTAAAGGTAACATATCTTCAATAGATAAAAAAGAAGATACAAATGAAATTCCAGTAGGTATTTCTAATCGTCATGTACACCTTTCACAGGCAGATATGAACTGTTTATTTGGAGAAGGATATCAGATGACAAAGATAAAAGATTTATCACAGCCTGGACAATATGCTTGTAAGGAAACAGTAACAATCTGTGGACCAAAGGGTGCAATTGAAAAGGTTAGAATTTTAGGTCCAGTGCGTAGTAAGACGCAGGTGGAAATATTAGCAGGAGATTCCTTTAAGTTAGGTGTAGTTCCAACGGTAAGATTATCAGGTGATTTACATGGAACACCAGGAATAACATTAGTTGGTCCAAATGGTTCTGTACAAATTACAGAGGGTGTAATTGTAGCACAAAGACATATTCATATGAATTGTGAAGATGCAAAACAATTAAATGTGCATGATGGACAAATCGTATCTATTAAGGTCGATGGACCAAGAGGTGGTATTTATAATAATGTTGTTATTAGAGCAAATGATGCTTCTGCTTTAGAGTGTCATATTGATATAGAAGAAGCAAATGCTATGAATATTAATTCATTATCGAAAATTAAAATAATAAAATAA
- a CDS encoding response regulator transcription factor, with translation MSIVLIVEDEILEQDFLKSIILQELTQDDTLLTCESGVQAIKLAKQYQPNIIIMDIMIPELDGMSAIEEIKKFLPNTSIIVLSALSDFHYAQKAIRLQVLDYLLKPVKPAVLKQVFCKILTSTAKYRVKEFDNKKSTKPKECRQHFIEESLKYIKEHFREKLTLKKVSSKVFINSKYFSRVFKKEMGISFSEYVMKLRIQHACQLLEKTNYPAYRIAIECGFSDASYFNRVFYSQMDMTPKSYRKYAQASKLKD, from the coding sequence ATGAGCATAGTCCTAATTGTAGAAGATGAAATACTCGAGCAAGATTTCCTAAAATCCATTATCCTTCAAGAACTTACTCAAGATGATACTTTATTAACCTGTGAAAGTGGAGTTCAAGCAATTAAATTAGCTAAGCAGTATCAACCAAATATTATTATAATGGATATAATGATCCCTGAACTAGATGGTATGAGTGCCATCGAAGAAATTAAAAAATTTCTTCCAAATACATCTATTATCGTTTTATCTGCATTATCCGATTTTCATTATGCACAAAAGGCCATCAGACTACAAGTTTTAGATTACCTATTAAAGCCTGTAAAGCCGGCTGTACTAAAACAGGTTTTCTGCAAAATATTAACCTCTACCGCTAAATACAGAGTAAAGGAATTTGATAATAAAAAAAGTACAAAACCTAAAGAATGCCGTCAACATTTTATAGAAGAATCATTAAAATATATCAAAGAACATTTTAGAGAAAAGCTCACTTTAAAAAAGGTTTCTTCTAAAGTCTTTATAAATTCTAAATATTTTAGTCGTGTCTTTAAAAAAGAAATGGGCATATCATTTTCTGAATATGTAATGAAGCTTAGAATACAACATGCTTGTCAGTTATTAGAGAAAACTAATTATCCTGCTTATCGTATTGCAATAGAATGTGGATTTTCAGATGCATCCTATTTTAATAGAGTATTCTATTCACAAATGGATATGACTCCAAAATCTTATAGAAAGTATGCACAAGCATCAAAGCTAAAAGACTAA
- a CDS encoding choline kinase family protein, translated as MRMEELVQEKLRLVFNDNSIIFDRSRSAGGLTNYNYIMNIKGIVYVVRQPGCMTNFMIDRKSEKVNNKIASELGLNSKCIYFDEMSGIKISEYIENSKNIAQADPSSIKNIKAVSNLMKKIHTSKKSFYNSFDWQVELNKYEQIIKDLKGSFFFDYAELKKQLIDFMQKNIKNKVLVPCHNDTVPENFIINDNGRIYLIDWEYSGMNDPSWDIASYILESKLNEEAILYLLLDYYGQYPSASEILKIKCYMLAQDLLWMVWAMIRHYSGDDFLDYCCFRYERFKKNIKEIILSSNYPIAEMVKK; from the coding sequence ATGAGAATGGAAGAATTAGTACAAGAAAAATTACGTTTGGTTTTTAATGACAATAGCATCATTTTTGATAGATCACGTTCTGCAGGTGGACTTACTAACTATAACTATATTATGAATATAAAGGGTATAGTATATGTTGTTAGACAACCGGGTTGTATGACTAATTTTATGATTGATCGAAAAAGTGAAAAGGTTAATAATAAAATTGCATCAGAGTTAGGTTTGAATTCTAAATGCATTTACTTTGATGAAATGAGTGGCATTAAAATTAGTGAATATATTGAAAACAGTAAAAACATTGCTCAAGCTGATCCAAGCTCTATAAAAAATATAAAAGCTGTTTCTAATCTAATGAAAAAGATTCATACTAGTAAAAAAAGCTTTTATAATTCTTTTGATTGGCAGGTGGAATTAAACAAATATGAACAGATTATTAAGGATTTAAAGGGTAGTTTTTTCTTTGATTATGCTGAATTAAAAAAGCAGTTAATTGATTTTATGCAAAAAAATATAAAAAATAAAGTTCTTGTACCCTGTCACAATGACACAGTACCAGAAAATTTTATAATAAATGATAACGGAAGAATTTATTTAATAGACTGGGAATATTCTGGAATGAATGATCCAAGCTGGGATATAGCTTCGTATATTCTTGAATCAAAGCTGAATGAAGAAGCTATTTTATATCTACTTTTGGATTATTATGGTCAGTATCCTTCTGCTTCTGAAATATTAAAAATTAAATGCTATATGCTAGCACAGGATTTGCTTTGGATGGTATGGGCAATGATTAGGCACTATAGTGGAGATGATTTTCTTGATTATTGTTGCTTTAGATACGAAAGATTTAAAAAGAATATCAAAGAAATCATATTATCATCTAATTATCCAATCGCTGAAATGGTAAAAAAATAG
- the eutM gene encoding ethanolamine utilization microcompartment protein EutM — MKYDALGMIETKGLVGSIEAADAMVKAANVTLVGKEHVGGGLVTVMVRGDVGAVKAATDAGAAAAQRVGELISVHVIPRPHMEVETILPKAEK, encoded by the coding sequence ATGAAATATGATGCATTAGGAATGATCGAAACAAAGGGATTAGTAGGATCAATTGAAGCCGCAGACGCAATGGTGAAAGCTGCAAATGTTACCCTAGTGGGCAAAGAGCATGTTGGTGGCGGTTTAGTAACAGTAATGGTAAGAGGAGATGTTGGTGCTGTAAAGGCAGCAACAGATGCTGGAGCTGCAGCAGCACAAAGAGTTGGAGAATTAATATCAGTTCATGTTATTCCACGTCCACACATGGAAGTTGAGACAATTTTACCTAAGGCAGAAAAATAG
- a CDS encoding NupC/NupG family nucleoside CNT transporter, translated as MEKLISILGLGIMILIAYLISDNKKSIDWKLVGMGVGMQLIFGVLILKWTPGRMLFNVLNDLVTKLLNFTKEGTAFLFGDLLNIESFGFIFALQILPTIIFFSALMAILYHVGIMEKIVTVLAKIMSKLLGTSGAESLSAAANIFVGQTEAPLVIKPFIKSMTKSELLTIMTGGMATVAGGVMAGYVSMGVEAGHLIAASIMSAPASLIIAKIMVPETETPVTKGQVKIELDEIDANIIDAAARGTSEGLKLALNVGAMLLSFIAIVALINALIGFVGNLLGLDYLSLEWILGRLFAPLAYIMGIPLSDAVEAGNLLGQKIVINEFFAYANLSKLIKAGALNHRTIVILTYALCGFANFSSIGIQVGGIGSLAPERRSDIAKLGLKSLIGGSLAAFMTATIAGILI; from the coding sequence ATGGAAAAATTAATCAGTATCTTGGGTCTTGGTATAATGATCCTAATTGCTTATCTTATATCGGATAATAAAAAATCTATTGATTGGAAACTAGTTGGTATGGGCGTAGGAATGCAGCTTATATTTGGTGTCTTGATTTTAAAATGGACGCCAGGAAGAATGCTTTTTAATGTTCTTAATGATTTAGTAACTAAATTATTAAACTTTACAAAAGAAGGTACAGCATTCTTATTTGGAGATTTATTAAATATAGAAAGCTTTGGATTTATTTTTGCTTTACAAATATTACCTACTATTATTTTCTTTTCAGCACTAATGGCTATTTTATATCATGTAGGTATTATGGAAAAAATTGTAACAGTTTTAGCAAAAATAATGTCAAAATTATTAGGTACAAGTGGTGCTGAATCTTTATCTGCTGCTGCTAATATATTTGTTGGTCAAACTGAAGCACCATTAGTGATTAAACCTTTTATCAAATCAATGACAAAATCTGAATTATTGACTATAATGACTGGTGGTATGGCTACTGTTGCTGGTGGTGTAATGGCTGGATATGTTTCTATGGGTGTTGAAGCTGGCCATTTAATTGCAGCAAGTATTATGTCCGCACCTGCAAGTTTAATTATCGCTAAAATTATGGTACCTGAAACAGAAACACCTGTAACAAAAGGACAAGTTAAAATCGAGTTAGACGAAATAGATGCAAACATAATCGATGCAGCAGCTAGAGGAACTAGCGAAGGTTTAAAGCTTGCTTTAAATGTAGGTGCTATGCTTCTTTCTTTCATTGCTATTGTAGCTTTAATAAATGCTTTAATAGGTTTTGTAGGTAATTTACTTGGACTAGACTATTTAAGTCTTGAATGGATATTAGGTAGATTATTTGCTCCGTTAGCATACATCATGGGAATTCCTCTTAGTGATGCAGTTGAAGCAGGTAATCTTTTAGGACAAAAAATTGTAATCAATGAGTTCTTTGCTTATGCAAACCTTTCAAAGCTTATAAAAGCAGGAGCTCTTAATCATAGAACTATAGTTATATTAACTTACGCACTTTGTGGCTTTGCAAACTTTAGTTCTATAGGAATTCAAGTTGGTGGTATCGGCTCCCTTGCTCCTGAAAGACGCTCTGATATTGCAAAGCTTGGATTAAAATCATTGATAGGTGGTAGCTTAGCAGCTTTTATGACAGCTACTATCGCAGGTATTCTAATATAG
- a CDS encoding Crp/Fnr family transcriptional regulator produces the protein MSIERFIKDNTDLEKLLKNMPEDVKKRCVIKNFPAKSIMLKKDAEVKYVYIHLFGTLRVLNEFANGNIYGFAYIDSTDFVGALEILAEESQIACTVEAVTDCTALRMSKEDFLKWFEKDILFSTTIARLLAKKFYPTIYRNGAVFMHSAMDSLISFIIKFVEYDIQDKAVVLINKKRQHIADELGISLRTVHRIIKNLKENELITVEKGKIYVNKKQYEKLINMIDHSM, from the coding sequence ATGTCAATAGAAAGGTTTATTAAAGATAATACAGATTTAGAAAAGCTTCTGAAAAACATGCCAGAAGATGTAAAAAAAAGATGTGTTATAAAAAACTTTCCTGCAAAAAGCATAATGCTCAAAAAAGATGCAGAAGTAAAATATGTTTATATACACCTTTTTGGCACTTTAAGAGTATTAAATGAATTTGCTAATGGCAATATTTATGGTTTTGCATATATCGATTCCACTGATTTTGTTGGCGCATTAGAGATATTAGCTGAAGAATCACAAATAGCATGTACAGTTGAAGCAGTAACAGATTGTACTGCATTAAGGATGTCTAAAGAAGATTTTTTAAAATGGTTTGAAAAGGATATTCTTTTTTCTACTACAATTGCAAGGCTCTTAGCTAAAAAGTTTTATCCTACTATTTATAGAAATGGAGCCGTTTTTATGCATTCAGCTATGGATTCCCTCATTTCATTCATTATCAAGTTTGTTGAATACGATATACAAGATAAAGCTGTTGTTCTGATCAATAAAAAACGTCAACATATTGCTGATGAACTTGGAATCAGTCTAAGAACCGTTCATAGAATTATAAAAAATTTAAAAGAGAATGAATTAATAACTGTTGAAAAAGGAAAAATATATGTAAACAAAAAACAATACGAAAAGCTTATAAATATGATAGACCACTCTATGTAA